TGACAACTGGTCCACCCACGAGGTGCCTGATCATCACAATTGCCGTCTTGGTCAGTGGTATGACAAGATCACGGACCCGGCCGTGAGAGAGCTGCAGTCCTTCAGGGATTTGGTCGAACCACACAAAGAGGTGCATGACAGCGCCAAGCGTGCCCTTGAGGCCCATGCCTCCGGCAACGATGCCAAAATGCTTGAGGCGTTGAGAGAGCTTGATATTTCAAGCAAGAAAGTCGTCGATCGGCTGGACAAGCTGGCGCTGGATCTCATCGAGAAGAGCAAACGCGACGCGGCCTGACCATAAGGGCCTCAACGACGCTTACCCAAAGACGGGCGGCCATCAGGTCGCCCTTTTCTGTTTTCTGATAACCTATTGGCAAGCACTCGGGTCTGGCGGCACCATGGCCCAGCCGATGCGGAATGGCTTGTCCTTGACCTTCCATTGAAAAAGTTGGATACCGGAAGCGGCGATCCGTTGCGGGTCAAACGCATAAGCCTCTGGCAGGTGCGGCTCATCGCCGTCCTTCTGTTGCCACAGGATCATCACCCCTTTGCAACGCACCTGTGCAGGCTCTGCCCATGGACTCTTACCCCAGTCCTCCAGATGCACCAGAGACGGACGTGTCGCGGCATAGAAGGAAACATTGCCTCCGATCCAGGCATCGCCGCCGACATAGGCCAGGGGCTGATTTTGCTGGCTCTGCCACAGGCTGGCAAAGTGACTGGCGATCTGTGCACCCGGCCAATCCACCCGCAGGGGTTTCTTGATGACGTATGAGCCAAACAAACCCATCGAGGCAATCACGATGAGGGTGCCGAAATAGACCCCCGCCCAGCCGATTGCCATGAAGCGAAACCGTTCCCTGAAATAGGCTGTTTTGAGGCTGCCCAGCAGCGCCAGCGCCGAGAAGGAAAACATCGGAGCCGCCCACATTGGCCGCATTTCACTGCCATTGACCACGGACAAAAGGATCGTCAGCGCAATCGGCACCAGAGCAATCCAGATCAGGTAGCGCCGCTCGAGCGTTGCCGCAAAGGGGAAGAAGACGCCGGCGCTAATCCCCTTGCGCCAGAATGGTAGCAAGCCGCCGCCGATGGCAAGGACCAGCAGCAACGCGCCGTGATGGCCAATCTGTATCCCGATGAAGCCAAGTGATCCAAGCAAACGAGCCACGATGCCTTCAAGTGGTGCCGAACGGGCCGACATATAGGACAGGGACTGAAAATCGCTGTCGATCAACCAATAAAGATGCGGCGCGGCCACCAACAGGGCCAACAGGGCGGCCAACCACAATCCCCAGCTTTTGAGCCGTTGCCGGGCACTTGGCTCAACCAGCAGGAACAGCAGCAAGGCCACCACGAGGATTGCCATGGAATATTTGATATAGACCGCGAAACCCGTCAGCAGCCCCAGTGCCAGCCACTGCCACAGCTTGTCGTGTTTGAGCGCATACCAACCACAAAGCGCCATCAGAGCCCAGACAGGCACCTGCAAGACATTGTGATTGAATTCCGGCGTTGGGAAATTATAGAAGTAAATCAGCGATGTCAGGAACACAGACAGCAAGGCGGCTTGTGCACCCAGAACCGCCCGCCCCAAGCGCCAGATGGCCCAGAAAGCGATGATCATTGACAGCTGGCTGAGCAAATAGGCAGGCCATGCGCTGCTGCCAAACAGCATGGTCGCCCCTTCCAAAAGCCAAGAGGGCAGGGGCGGATGCTTGAAGTATCCAAGCTGCCATTCATGGCCCCATGTCACCAATTCGATCACATCCAGCGGCAGATTGCGGTAGAACAGCGTCGGCACCAAGGTCCAGATCACCAGATGAAGCGCCATGAACGTCCAGAAGCAGACAGAGGGATGCTTCATCACCCGGTCATGCAGGCCGCTGTTGACTGGGGCAAGGTCTGCTGCATCTGCAGTATCTTCACTCTTGTCAAAAAGGGGGGCGGTTGGTTGCGCGGGCTGCGCGTCTGGCTCCGAAGTGTCCTTGAAGCCCCAAAGGCGGCTTGCAACATAGGAGATGGCCGGAACAATGGCCGCGGCAATCACGACACTGGCCACCTTGCTCACCAGCCCGCTCTCTACAAGGCTCAGCAGCACCAGATTGTTCACGCCAAAGGCGCTGGCGGAAATGACGAAATAGCGCCATATCGCCTGTTTCAGCGGTGCGCCTCTCTGGAAAGTCCAGACGAAATGACCCGTGAAGGCGAACAGGAAAGCGGTTAAGTAGGCGACGAGATTGGCGACAAAGACAGGGGCAATATTGAAATGGACCAGCGACGCAGCCACCCCCATATGGACAAGGGTGGCACCAATCCCGACAATGCCGAACCGCATCAGGGTGAGCAACTCTTTGGCGGAAATGCGCGAGAAGGTCACTTGGATCCGTCCTGATGGTCAAGGGTGGCGATTACCTCACGCACCAGATAAAGCGGGCGCTCTTTCACTTCGATGAAGATCCGGCTGACATATTCTCCGATCACGCCCAGAGAAATCATCTGCACTCCGCTCAAGAACAGTACGATGGTGACCAGCGAAGGGTAACCGGGAACATCAGCACCGAACAGCAGGGTTTTGGCAATGATGAAGGCGCCATAAAGGAAGGAGATAAGGGCCAGCACAAATCCGGTATAGGTCCAGACCCGCAGAGGCACCGTCGAATAGCCGAGCATCCCGTCCAGCGCAAAATTCCAGAGCTTCCAGTAATTCCAGCTTGTAGTCCCGACCGTGCGTTCCGGTCGGGCAAAAGGGATCTCTGTCGTACGAAAACCGACCCAGGCAAAAATGCCCTTGAGGAACCGGTTGCGCTCCGGCATCACCTTGATGGCCTCGACCACCTGCCTGTCGAGCAGGCGATAATCGCCCACATTGTTCGGCAGATGGGTTGGGGAGAGCTTGTTGAACAGCCAATAGAACAGGCCCGCACTGTTGCGCTTCACCGTCGTGTCCTGCGACCGGTCAACCCGGACCCCATTGACCACATCA
This genomic stretch from Cohaesibacter intestini harbors:
- a CDS encoding glycosyltransferase family 39 protein, with the translated sequence MTFSRISAKELLTLMRFGIVGIGATLVHMGVAASLVHFNIAPVFVANLVAYLTAFLFAFTGHFVWTFQRGAPLKQAIWRYFVISASAFGVNNLVLLSLVESGLVSKVASVVIAAAIVPAISYVASRLWGFKDTSEPDAQPAQPTAPLFDKSEDTADAADLAPVNSGLHDRVMKHPSVCFWTFMALHLVIWTLVPTLFYRNLPLDVIELVTWGHEWQLGYFKHPPLPSWLLEGATMLFGSSAWPAYLLSQLSMIIAFWAIWRLGRAVLGAQAALLSVFLTSLIYFYNFPTPEFNHNVLQVPVWALMALCGWYALKHDKLWQWLALGLLTGFAVYIKYSMAILVVALLLFLLVEPSARQRLKSWGLWLAALLALLVAAPHLYWLIDSDFQSLSYMSARSAPLEGIVARLLGSLGFIGIQIGHHGALLLVLAIGGGLLPFWRKGISAGVFFPFAATLERRYLIWIALVPIALTILLSVVNGSEMRPMWAAPMFSFSALALLGSLKTAYFRERFRFMAIGWAGVYFGTLIVIASMGLFGSYVIKKPLRVDWPGAQIASHFASLWQSQQNQPLAYVGGDAWIGGNVSFYAATRPSLVHLEDWGKSPWAEPAQVRCKGVMILWQQKDGDEPHLPEAYAFDPQRIAASGIQLFQWKVKDKPFRIGWAMVPPDPSACQ
- a CDS encoding glycosyltransferase family 2 protein: MTSSPSDQQKTFVQTVKGPDMNRSRTITLSLVVPVFNEEDGIAPFLEAVLPIVEATGQACEILFINDGSRDNTLMALRAASAKDGRVKVIDLSRNFGKEAALSAGLDFASGDVMIPMDVDLQDPPELIPDFIAKWREGFDVVNGVRVDRSQDTTVKRNSAGLFYWLFNKLSPTHLPNNVGDYRLLDRQVVEAIKVMPERNRFLKGIFAWVGFRTTEIPFARPERTVGTTSWNYWKLWNFALDGMLGYSTVPLRVWTYTGFVLALISFLYGAFIIAKTLLFGADVPGYPSLVTIVLFLSGVQMISLGVIGEYVSRIFIEVKERPLYLVREVIATLDHQDGSK